The following are encoded in a window of Castanea sativa cultivar Marrone di Chiusa Pesio chromosome 9, ASM4071231v1 genomic DNA:
- the LOC142610551 gene encoding glucan endo-1,3-beta-glucosidase 8-like, protein MERQWISRWVLVIGGVLGCLCVCVEGLGVNWGTMATHKLPPKTVVQMLKDNGIQKVKLFDAEQSTMSALAGSDIEVMVAIPNDQLAVMTDYDRAKQWVQKNVSRYLFNGGVNIKYAAVGNEPFLTSYNGSFLNITLPALQNIQNALNEAGVGDKIKATVPLNADVYFSPTTSAYPSAGRFRADIADLMTQIVQFLSKNNAPFTVNIYPFLSLYGNDNFPIDYAFFDGVSQPVVDVNGIQYTNVFDANFDTLVSALKAVGISNMTIIVGEVGWPTDGDKNANVGSAYRFYNGLIAKLAGNKGTPLHPGYIEVYLFGLIDEDAKSVAPGNFERHWGIYRYDGQPKYAIDVSGQGQNKFLAPAQNVEYLPNKWCVFNTNAKDLSKLADNINFACTFADCTTLGYGSSCNNLDANGNASYAFNMYFQIQNQDPMACNFQGLAQVTTQNISQANCNFTIQIVASSSSRGSSLVTSVFITLFVFLLV, encoded by the exons ATGGAGAGGCAGTGGATTTCGAGGTGGGTATTGGTTATAGGAGGAGTCTTGGGttgtttatgtgtttgtgtaGAAGGGCTTGGTGTGAACTGGGGAACCATGGCAACTCACAAGTTGCCACCAAAGACAGTGGTTCAGATGCTGAAAGACAATGGTATTCAGAAGGTGAAGCTGTTTGATGCAGAGCAGAGTACAATGAGTGCTTTGGCTGGCTCTGATATTGAGGTCATGGTTGCTATTCCCAATGATCAGCTGGCTGTCATGACGGACTATGATCGTGCCAAACAATGGGTCCAGAAAAACGTCTCACGCTATCTCTTCAATGGAGGAGTTAACATCAA GTATGCAGCAGTTGGGAATGAGCCTTTCCTGACATCCTACAATGGCTCATTCTTGAATATCACCCTCCCAGCACTTCAGAATATTCAAAACGCCCTTAATGAAGCTGGTGTTGGAGACAAAATTAAGGCCACTGTGCCTTTAAATGCTGATGTCTACTTCTCTCCAACGACCTCTGCCTATCCCTCTGCTGGAAGGTTTCGGGCCGATATCGCTGACTTAATGACTCAGATTGTCCAGTTTCTAAGCAAGAATAATGCACCTTTTACTGTAAACATTTATCCTTTCCTAAGTCTTTATGGTAATGATAATTTCCCAATTGACTATGCCTTCTTTGATGGAGTAAGCCAGCCCGTCGTTGATGTTAATGGGATCCAATACACCAATGTGTTCGATGCTAACTTTGATACCTTGGTTTCTGCTCTGAAAGCTGTTGGAATTTCTAACATGACCATTATTGTAGGGGAGGTTGGGTGGCCTACAGATGGGGACAAGAATGCTAATGTAGGTAGCGCTTATAGATTTTACAACGGGCTTATAGCAAAACTTGCAGGCAATAAGGGTACCCCACTACACCCTGGATATATAGAAGTTTACTTGTTTGGTCTTATAGATGAGGATGCCAAGAGTGTTGCTCCGGGAAATTTTGAACGCCATTGGGGAATTTATAGGTATGATGGGCAGCCAAAATATGCGATAGATGTTTCTGGTCAGGgtcaaaataaatttcttgCACCTGCACAGAATGTGGAATATCTTCCCAACAAATGGTGTGTGTTCAATACAAATGCCAAAGATCTGAGCAAACTAGCAGACAACATAAATTTTGCTTGCACCTTTGCGGATTGCACCACACTTGGATATGGGTCCTCTTGTAATAATTTGGATGCTAATGGGAATGCCTCGTATGCATTTAATATGTATTTCCAGATACAAAATCAGGATCCAATGGCTTGTAATTTTCAAGGGTTGGCCCAAGTGACTACACAGAATATCTCACAAGCAAATTGCAATTTTACCATTCAGATagttgcatcttcttcttcacggGGGTCTTCACTGGTGACTTCAGTATTTATAACTCTCTTCGTGTTTCTGTTGGTATAG